A stretch of the Capsicum annuum cultivar UCD-10X-F1 chromosome 10, UCD10Xv1.1, whole genome shotgun sequence genome encodes the following:
- the LOC107845599 gene encoding protein PIN-LIKES 6 — MDRVPRFLYDVLTEPQRGGESFIGSIKIAVLPIAKVFTLCFLGFLMASKYVNILPANGRKLLNGLVFSLLLPCLIFSQLGQAITYEKLLQWWFIPVNIVLVTIFGSIIGLIVATIVRPPYPYFKFTIIQIGIGNIGNVPLVLIAALCRESNPFGDYEICSRDGNAYISFGQWVGAIILYTYVFQMLAPPPEGTFDIEDVNLPIKISNKERLPSHPPGSSAEQVPLLTTNVAPSDSGGSKKEKVKEFFKFLYEKLKLKQLIQPPIIASVLAIIIGCVPVLRRQIFTSDAPLYFFTDSCLILGDAMIPCILLALGGNLVDGPGPGSSKVGVKTTVAIVFGRLCLVPPTGLGIVMLADKLGFLPSGDQMFRFVLLLQYTMPTSILAGAVANLRGCGKEAAAILFWVHIFAVFSMAGWIILYLNILF, encoded by the exons ATGGATAGGGTGCCGAGGTTTCTATATGATGTTCTGACAGAGCCGCAACGAGGAGGAGAGTCTTTCATCGGGTCAATCAAGATTGCTGTTTTACCGATTGCAAAAGTTTTTACATTATGCTTCTTGGGATTTCTGATGGCCTCCAAGTATGTCAATATTCTTCCTGCAAATGGACGGAAGCTTTTAAATGGG TTGGTGTTTTCACTCTTGCTTCCATGCTTGATATTCTCTCAACTTGGACAAGCCATTACGTATGAAAAATTGCTTCAGTG GTGGTTCATCCCTGTTAACATTGTTCTAGTCACCATATTTGGCTCTATTATTGGTTTAATTGTTGCTACCATCGTGCGTCCACCGTACCCTTATTTCAAGTTTACCATTATACAGATTGGCATTG GGAACATTGGAAATGTTCCACTTGTTCTTATAGCTGCATTATGTCGGGAATCAAATCCTTTTGGCGACTATGAAATATGTTCGCGAGATGGTAATGCATACATCTCATTTGGCCAGTGG GTTGGTGCAATTATCCTCTACACCTATGTATTCCAGATGCTCGCACCTCCTCCTGAGGGCACCTTTGACATTGAAGATGTGAACCTTCCTATCAAGAtttctaataaagaaagattgCCGAGCCATCCACCAGGTAGTTCTGCAGAGCAAGTTCCATTGCTTACAACAAATGTTGCACCATCTGACTCTGGTGGTTCAAAGAAAGAAAAG GTTAAAGAGTTCTTTAAATTTCTCTATGAGAAACTGAAGCTCAAGCAATTAATTCAACCACCTATAATAGCTTCT GTCTTGGCAATTATCATAGGATGTGTGCCAGTCCTAAGGCGTCAGATCTTTACTTCTGATGCTCCACTTTACTTCTTCACTGACAGCTGTTTGATTCTTGG GGATGCCATGATTCCCTGCATATTGTTGGCTTTAGGAGGCAATCTTGTTGACG GACCAGGACCTGGAAGTTCAAAAGTTGGTGTAAAGACAACTGTTGCGATTGTCTTTGGACGGCTGTGTTTGGTTCCTCCAACTGGACTCGGCATTGTCATGTTAGCAGATAAGCTTGGCTTCCTTCCTTCTGGTGACCAAATGTTCAgatttgttcttcttcttcagtaTACGATGCCCACATCCATACTTGCTG GTGCGGTTGCGAACTTGAGAGGGTGTGGGAAGGAGGCAGCAGCCATCTTGTTCTGGGTTCATATATTTGCTGTTTTCTCTATGGCTGGATGGATCATCCTCTACCTCAATATACTCTTTTAA